The proteins below are encoded in one region of Casimicrobium huifangae:
- a CDS encoding TlpA family protein disulfide reductase, with protein sequence MNRRQFVQSIVVALTAATTFHATAASVGDAVTLPPVTLIDGTVLKPEHWKGKVLIVERFATWCPFCKVQNPKLEKLLKANKSKGLEVLALSIDKNAAEVPKYMQQHGYTFNAAMMTPEWQRVLGDVKGLPVIWVIGRDGKVKQVESGELLDEDVAELARWL encoded by the coding sequence ATGAATCGCCGCCAATTCGTCCAATCCATCGTTGTTGCGCTGACCGCTGCCACCACCTTCCACGCCACCGCCGCCAGCGTCGGCGACGCAGTCACGCTGCCGCCCGTCACGCTGATCGACGGCACAGTGCTCAAGCCCGAGCACTGGAAAGGCAAAGTGCTGATCGTTGAGCGCTTCGCCACCTGGTGTCCGTTCTGCAAAGTGCAGAACCCGAAGCTCGAAAAACTGCTGAAGGCGAACAAGAGCAAGGGCCTCGAAGTGCTCGCGCTCTCCATCGACAAAAACGCTGCCGAAGTGCCGAAATACATGCAGCAGCACGGCTACACCTTCAATGCCGCGATGATGACGCCCGAGTGGCAGCGCGTGCTCGGCGACGTGAAAGGCCTGCCGGTCATCTGGGTGATCGGCCGCGACGGCAAGGTCAAACAGGTCGAAAGCGGCGAGCTGCTGGACGAGGACGTCGCCGAACTCGCACGCTGGCTATAA
- a CDS encoding macro domain-containing protein, translated as MRLRLCTFDEDLATAWRLAFAQEPSVIAEVGDILQHNADAIISPANSFGFMDGGIDLAYSHFFGWGVEERLRARINSDFAGELPVGCALVIPTESHAIPYLVSAPTMRVPSRIHGTANTYLAFRAALLAIRQHNQQAHTQIASVLVPGLGAGVGMVPPNVVARQMAAAFREVERGETAWRSTAKGVLAQHRGLLEE; from the coding sequence ATGAGGCTTCGCCTTTGCACTTTCGATGAAGATTTGGCGACTGCGTGGCGCCTGGCCTTTGCTCAAGAACCCTCGGTGATAGCTGAGGTCGGAGACATCCTGCAGCACAACGCAGATGCCATTATCAGTCCGGCAAACAGTTTTGGTTTCATGGACGGCGGCATCGACTTGGCGTATTCGCACTTCTTCGGCTGGGGGGTTGAAGAGCGGCTGCGCGCAAGAATTAATTCGGATTTTGCAGGAGAGCTGCCGGTCGGATGTGCGCTAGTCATACCGACAGAAAGTCACGCAATTCCATATCTTGTTAGTGCGCCGACTATGCGTGTGCCTTCCAGAATTCACGGTACAGCGAATACTTACTTGGCGTTTCGGGCCGCATTGCTTGCGATCCGACAACACAACCAGCAAGCTCATACTCAAATTGCGTCGGTACTGGTACCAGGACTGGGCGCCGGGGTTGGAATGGTTCCGCCAAACGTTGTGGCGCGCCAAATGGCTGCCGCATTTCGTGAGGTAGAGCGCGGCGAAACGGCATGGCGGTCAACAGCGAAAGGCGTACTCGCACAACATAGAGGCTTGCTTGAAGAATGA
- the soxX gene encoding sulfur oxidation c-type cytochrome SoxX: protein MKKQFVIGAGLVATVAAALVGCATGPSSPPAAKAPTDAEIVAIMKASFKDSPSARLTRLDQSPLQQACTEASRTGKPLDDKLREQLQAAAMASVKYPTDGKYLGDWKRGEAIAQNGRGLQFSDAPGATAGGNCYACHQIDKAEIAHGNIGPTLWNYGKNRGQTEPILKYTWTRIWNTHAYNACVNMPRFGDAGILTEAQIKDVMALLLDPASPVNK from the coding sequence ATGAAGAAGCAATTTGTGATCGGTGCCGGTCTCGTCGCTACCGTTGCAGCCGCACTCGTCGGCTGCGCTACCGGCCCGTCATCGCCGCCCGCCGCCAAGGCACCAACCGACGCCGAGATCGTGGCCATCATGAAGGCCTCGTTCAAGGACTCGCCCTCGGCGCGCCTCACGCGGCTGGATCAGTCGCCGTTGCAGCAGGCCTGCACCGAAGCCTCGCGCACCGGCAAACCGCTCGACGACAAGCTGCGGGAGCAGTTGCAGGCGGCCGCGATGGCCTCGGTGAAGTATCCGACAGACGGCAAGTATCTTGGCGACTGGAAGCGCGGTGAAGCCATCGCGCAGAACGGCCGCGGCCTGCAGTTCAGTGACGCACCCGGCGCGACCGCGGGTGGCAACTGCTACGCCTGCCACCAGATCGACAAGGCCGAAATCGCGCACGGCAACATTGGCCCGACGCTGTGGAACTACGGCAAGAACCGCGGCCAGACCGAGCCGATCCTGAAGTACACCTGGACGCGCATCTGGAACACCCACGCCTACAACGCCTGCGTGAACATGCCGAGGTTCGGCGATGCCGGCATCCTGACCGAAGCGCAGATCAAGGATGTGATGGCGCTGCTGCTCGACCCAGCAAGCCCGGTGAACAAGTAA
- the soxZ gene encoding thiosulfate oxidation carrier complex protein SoxZ yields the protein MADPMRIRAQLKDGGITEVRVLMAHIMETGQRKDGAGNVIPAHHIQNVTATWNGKTVLSAQLGPSVSQNPVLNFSFKGGAKGDKVIVTWTDNKGDKRTDEAAIS from the coding sequence ATGGCAGATCCGATGCGCATTCGCGCACAACTGAAAGACGGCGGCATCACCGAAGTGCGTGTGCTGATGGCCCACATCATGGAAACCGGCCAGCGCAAGGATGGCGCGGGTAACGTGATCCCGGCCCACCACATCCAGAACGTGACGGCAACGTGGAACGGCAAGACTGTGCTCAGCGCCCAGCTCGGCCCGTCGGTATCGCAAAACCCGGTGCTGAACTTCAGCTTCAAGGGCGGCGCCAAGGGCGATAAGGTCATCGTGACCTGGACCGACAACAAGGGTGACAAGCGCACCGACGAAGCGGCAATCTCGTAA
- a CDS encoding transglutaminase-like domain-containing protein, translating into MNFSITRRQLLQAGLISALPIPAFAQERKFEPVAGPWRTFELTTTVTVAEPKGVNKLWLPVPDLDTDWQKTLSNDWSGNATRASLANDPARGVRMVYAEFDAGVTAPTLTVTSKLQTRNRSVDVTRPGTVADVDAASLKQYLGPTELQPIDGVVRKTALEATKGAKTEIEKVRALYEWVIANGHREPTTRGCGTGDIKTMLETGNLGGKCADLNALFVGLCRAVGIPARDVYGLRLAPSAFPYKELGANSANLKGAQHCRAEVYLKSHGWVAMDPADVLKVMRQETAEWIKDPKHPVAAPVHANLFGRWEGNWVGWNTAHDIRLPGSSAKGTLPFLMYPNGENASGAFDSLSPDTFKYVISAKEITA; encoded by the coding sequence ATGAATTTCAGCATCACCCGTCGCCAGTTGCTGCAAGCTGGCCTGATCTCGGCGCTGCCGATCCCCGCCTTTGCACAGGAGCGCAAGTTTGAGCCAGTCGCTGGCCCGTGGCGTACGTTTGAGCTGACCACGACCGTGACGGTTGCCGAGCCGAAGGGCGTCAACAAGCTCTGGCTGCCGGTACCGGACCTCGATACCGACTGGCAGAAGACCCTCAGCAACGACTGGTCGGGCAACGCCACCCGCGCCAGCCTGGCGAACGATCCGGCGCGCGGCGTGCGCATGGTTTACGCCGAGTTTGACGCTGGCGTTACGGCGCCCACGCTCACCGTCACCAGCAAGCTGCAAACGCGCAACCGCTCGGTTGACGTCACGCGCCCCGGCACTGTGGCCGACGTTGACGCCGCCTCGCTCAAGCAATACCTCGGACCCACGGAGCTGCAGCCCATCGACGGCGTCGTCCGCAAGACTGCACTCGAGGCAACCAAAGGCGCCAAGACCGAGATCGAAAAGGTGCGCGCCCTCTACGAATGGGTGATTGCCAACGGCCATCGCGAGCCCACCACGCGCGGCTGCGGCACCGGCGACATCAAGACGATGCTGGAGACCGGCAACCTCGGCGGCAAATGCGCCGATCTCAACGCCCTGTTCGTCGGCCTCTGCCGCGCGGTGGGCATCCCGGCGCGTGATGTCTACGGCCTGCGTCTCGCCCCGTCGGCCTTCCCGTACAAGGAGCTCGGCGCCAACTCGGCCAACCTGAAAGGCGCGCAGCACTGCCGCGCCGAGGTGTACCTGAAGTCGCACGGCTGGGTGGCCATGGACCCGGCCGACGTACTCAAGGTGATGCGCCAGGAAACGGCCGAGTGGATCAAGGACCCGAAGCATCCCGTCGCCGCGCCGGTACACGCCAATCTGTTTGGCCGCTGGGAAGGCAACTGGGTGGGCTGGAACACCGCGCACGACATCCGCCTGCCGGGCAGCAGCGCCAAAGGCACGCTGCCGTTCCTGATGTACCCGAACGGTGAGAACGCGTCCGGCGCGTTCGATTCCCTGTCACCAGACACGTTCAAGTACGTGATTTCGGCGAAGGAAATTACGGCTTGA
- the soxA gene encoding sulfur oxidation c-type cytochrome SoxA has product MAQDAQKEIERYRQLLADGNPAELLEMRGEDLWKQKRGPKNASLEACDLGLGAGKVQGVNAVLPRYFADVDRVMDLESRIVHCEVTLQGFTMAELTKRPHSLNQSERQTDHEALVAYVVGQSRGAKVNLPQSHPKERESFLRGEKMFFFKGGPYDFACATCHGVDGQRIRLQDLPNFQKADNAQRAFTTWPAYRVSQGAMRTMQWRLLDCFRQQRMPEMEFLSQASIDLITYMGVKAKDGTMDAPAIKR; this is encoded by the coding sequence ATGGCGCAGGACGCACAGAAGGAAATCGAACGCTATCGCCAGTTGCTGGCGGATGGCAACCCGGCCGAGCTGCTCGAAATGCGTGGCGAGGATTTGTGGAAGCAGAAGCGCGGCCCGAAGAATGCCTCGCTTGAAGCCTGCGATCTGGGCCTCGGTGCCGGCAAGGTGCAGGGCGTCAATGCCGTGCTGCCGCGCTACTTCGCCGACGTGGATCGCGTGATGGATCTCGAATCGCGCATCGTGCATTGCGAAGTCACGCTGCAGGGTTTCACGATGGCGGAGCTGACCAAGCGCCCGCACTCGTTGAACCAGAGCGAACGGCAAACCGATCATGAGGCACTGGTTGCCTACGTCGTCGGTCAGTCACGCGGCGCCAAGGTAAACCTGCCGCAGAGTCATCCGAAAGAGCGTGAGTCATTCCTGCGCGGCGAGAAGATGTTCTTCTTCAAGGGCGGCCCGTATGACTTTGCCTGCGCCACCTGCCACGGTGTGGATGGTCAGCGCATCCGCCTGCAGGACCTGCCGAATTTCCAGAAGGCTGACAACGCGCAGCGCGCGTTCACCACCTGGCCCGCGTATCGCGTGAGCCAGGGTGCAATGCGCACCATGCAGTGGCGCTTGCTCGACTGCTTCCGCCAGCAGCGCATGCCCGAGATGGAGTTTCTCTCGCAGGCCTCGATCGACCTGATCACCTATATGGGCGTGAAGGCGAAAGACGGCACCATGGACGCACCCGCGATCAAGCGCTAA
- a CDS encoding type II toxin-antitoxin system Phd/YefM family antitoxin encodes MTAEKIGNIRANMKTMTSLQAQNSFGELIDTSQREPVVLTRRGRPVSVLISASGDPVDLQYQFMKTLSALMPLRGKAAVAELDRVLAPVRDRAEADGLTEEKLNALLDAR; translated from the coding sequence ATGACTGCTGAAAAAATAGGCAATATCCGGGCAAACATGAAAACAATGACCTCGCTGCAGGCGCAAAACAGCTTCGGTGAACTGATTGATACCTCCCAGCGTGAGCCCGTGGTGCTCACTCGTCGTGGCCGTCCGGTGTCAGTGTTGATTTCTGCAAGCGGTGACCCGGTCGACCTGCAATATCAGTTCATGAAGACGCTCAGCGCGTTGATGCCACTCCGCGGCAAGGCAGCCGTCGCAGAACTCGATCGTGTGCTGGCGCCTGTTCGTGATCGAGCTGAGGCGGACGGGCTGACCGAGGAAAAACTTAATGCATTGCTCGACGCCCGGTAG
- the soxB gene encoding thiosulfohydrolase SoxB: MERREFLNILAIAAAAGAALDSKALLAATPSAVDKFYDLPRFGNVHLLHMTDCHAQLKPIYFREPRVNLGFGSALNQPPHLVGEHLLKAFNIRRGGRDAHAFSYLEFEAGAKAYGKVGGFAHLATLVKQLKASRPGALLLDGGDTWQGSATALWTNGQDMVDACLALGVDVMTAHWEFTLGAKRVQEIVEKDFKGKVDFVANNVKTTDFEDLVFKPYTMKEMNGVPVAIIGQAFPYTPIANPRYMTPDWSFGIREDDMQKTVDEVRAKGAKVVVLLSHNGMDVDLKLASRVRGIDAILGGHTHDGVPGAIPVKNPGGTTLVTNAGSNSKFLGVLDFDVKDGKIADFRYKLLPIFSNLLPADAAMDALITKIRAPYEARLSAKLATTDAMLYRRGNFNGSFDQLILDALMEVKGAEIGFSPGFRWGTTLLSGQAITREHLMDQTAITYPYTTVTDMSGEMIKTVLEDVADNLFNPDPYYQQGGDMVRVGGLQYTIDPLAAQGKRITEMRLKGTPIDAAKTYKVAGWAPVAEAARDAAIANKTEPVWDVVETWLKSKKRITARKLNVPRILNAEGNKGIA; encoded by the coding sequence ATGGAACGACGCGAATTTCTGAACATCCTCGCCATCGCCGCTGCGGCAGGCGCAGCGCTTGACAGCAAGGCGCTGCTGGCCGCCACGCCTTCGGCGGTGGACAAGTTCTACGACTTGCCGCGCTTTGGCAATGTGCACCTGCTGCACATGACGGATTGCCACGCGCAGTTGAAGCCGATTTACTTCCGCGAGCCGCGCGTCAATCTGGGCTTTGGCAGTGCGCTGAACCAGCCGCCGCATCTGGTCGGTGAGCATCTGCTGAAGGCGTTCAACATCCGTCGTGGTGGCCGCGACGCGCATGCTTTCAGCTACCTTGAATTCGAGGCCGGGGCGAAGGCGTATGGCAAGGTGGGTGGCTTTGCGCATCTGGCGACGCTGGTCAAGCAGTTGAAGGCATCGCGCCCCGGCGCGCTGCTGCTTGATGGTGGCGATACCTGGCAGGGCTCGGCGACGGCGCTGTGGACCAACGGGCAGGACATGGTGGACGCCTGCCTCGCGCTCGGCGTGGACGTGATGACCGCGCACTGGGAGTTCACGCTCGGTGCCAAGCGCGTGCAGGAGATCGTGGAGAAGGACTTCAAGGGCAAGGTCGATTTCGTGGCCAACAACGTGAAGACGACGGACTTTGAGGACCTCGTCTTCAAGCCCTACACGATGAAAGAGATGAACGGCGTGCCGGTCGCCATCATCGGCCAGGCTTTCCCCTACACGCCGATCGCCAACCCGCGCTACATGACGCCCGACTGGTCGTTCGGCATCCGCGAAGACGACATGCAGAAGACCGTCGACGAAGTGCGCGCCAAGGGCGCAAAGGTCGTGGTGCTGCTCTCGCACAACGGCATGGACGTGGACCTCAAGCTCGCCTCCCGCGTGCGCGGCATCGACGCCATCTTGGGCGGCCACACGCACGACGGCGTGCCCGGCGCGATCCCGGTGAAGAACCCCGGCGGCACCACGCTGGTGACCAACGCCGGGTCGAACAGCAAGTTCCTCGGCGTGCTCGATTTTGACGTCAAGGACGGCAAGATCGCCGACTTCCGCTACAAGCTGCTGCCGATCTTTTCGAATCTGCTGCCGGCCGATGCCGCGATGGACGCGCTGATCACCAAAATCCGCGCGCCCTACGAAGCCAGGCTCAGCGCCAAGCTCGCCACCACCGATGCCATGCTCTACCGTCGCGGCAATTTCAACGGCTCGTTCGACCAGTTGATTCTTGATGCGCTGATGGAAGTGAAAGGCGCCGAGATCGGCTTCTCGCCGGGCTTCCGCTGGGGCACGACGCTGCTCTCGGGGCAGGCCATCACGCGCGAGCACCTGATGGATCAGACGGCGATCACCTACCCCTACACCACCGTCACCGACATGAGCGGCGAGATGATCAAGACGGTGCTGGAGGACGTCGCCGACAACCTGTTCAACCCTGACCCGTACTACCAGCAGGGCGGCGACATGGTGCGCGTGGGCGGCCTGCAATACACCATTGACCCGCTCGCTGCGCAGGGCAAACGTATCACCGAAATGCGGCTGAAGGGCACACCGATTGACGCCGCCAAAACCTACAAGGTCGCCGGCTGGGCACCGGTGGCCGAAGCCGCGCGCGATGCCGCCATCGCCAACAAGACCGAGCCGGTGTGGGACGTGGTGGAGACCTGGCTCAAGTCAAAGAAACGCATCACCGCCCGCAAGCTCAACGTGCCGCGCATCTTGAACGCTGAGGGCAACAAGGGCATTGCGTGA
- a CDS encoding NAD(P)H-dependent flavin oxidoreductase, translated as MNAQELFGIQLPIIQAPMAGVQASALTIAVSQAGGLGSLPCAMLTHDALRTELAAIATSGIKAYQINFFAHTPPVPDAAREAAWRESLAPYYREFGIDAASIPTGPGRMPFSPEALEIIAPFKPPVVSFHFGLPPDDLLAPIRAWGGKILSSATTLAEARWLAARGVDAIIAQGLEAGGHRGMFLSDDLTTQIGTLPLVRQIVRSVDKPVIAAGGIADAEGVAAVRRLGAIAAQVGTAYLLCDEATTSALHRKALQSRDAEHTALTNLFTGRPARGIVNRIMREQGPISTVAPAFPLATAAVAPLRTKAEAAGRGDFSPLWSGQNPSGCRAVPAAELTRALAALV; from the coding sequence ATGAACGCGCAAGAACTTTTCGGCATCCAGCTCCCCATCATCCAGGCGCCGATGGCGGGCGTGCAGGCGAGTGCACTGACCATCGCGGTGTCGCAGGCAGGCGGCCTTGGTAGTCTGCCCTGCGCGATGCTGACGCACGACGCGCTGCGCACCGAGCTGGCCGCGATCGCCACGTCCGGGATCAAGGCGTATCAAATCAATTTCTTCGCGCACACGCCGCCGGTGCCGGATGCTGCGCGCGAGGCCGCGTGGCGCGAGTCACTGGCCCCGTACTACCGCGAGTTCGGCATCGACGCCGCCAGCATCCCGACTGGCCCTGGCCGGATGCCGTTCAGCCCCGAGGCGCTGGAGATCATCGCCCCGTTCAAGCCGCCGGTGGTGAGCTTTCACTTCGGCTTGCCGCCGGATGACTTGCTGGCGCCCATCCGCGCCTGGGGCGGGAAGATTCTCTCGTCCGCCACCACGCTGGCCGAGGCGCGCTGGCTGGCTGCGCGCGGCGTCGATGCCATCATCGCGCAGGGGCTGGAGGCCGGCGGTCATCGCGGCATGTTCCTCAGCGACGACCTCACCACACAGATCGGCACGCTGCCGCTGGTGCGCCAGATCGTCCGGTCGGTTGACAAGCCAGTGATCGCGGCGGGCGGCATTGCCGATGCCGAGGGCGTCGCCGCCGTGCGGCGGCTGGGCGCCATCGCCGCGCAGGTGGGCACAGCCTACCTGCTCTGCGACGAAGCAACCACCAGCGCCCTCCATCGCAAGGCATTGCAAAGCCGCGATGCGGAGCACACCGCGCTGACCAATCTGTTCACCGGCCGCCCCGCCCGCGGCATCGTCAACCGCATCATGCGCGAGCAAGGCCCGATCAGCACCGTCGCGCCTGCCTTCCCGCTCGCGACCGCAGCGGTCGCACCGTTGCGCACGAAGGCGGAGGCCGCAGGCAGGGGGGATTTCTCGCCGCTGTGGTCCGGACAAAACCCGAGTGGTTGCCGCGCCGTGCCCGCGGCCGAGCTGACCCGCGCCCTCGCCGCGTTGGTGTGA
- a CDS encoding c-type cytochrome: protein MSALAFASAHADSPQLAKLGRPATPAEVKAWDIDVRPDFTGLPPGAGTVARGQEVWESRCENCHGAFGESNEVFTPIVGGTTAEDVKTGHVASLRSDTVPQRTTLMKVSELSVLWDYINRAMPWNQPKSLTTDDVYAVVAYILNMGGVVPSDYVLSDKNMQATQNRLPNRNGKTREHGLWEQGAKPDVQGSSCMTNCAPKVTVTSHLPDYARNAHGDIALQNRTLGGVRGAETLEPAPQTFVALAARNRGAAAATGGASDPMKMAQAHACLACHGIGNKIVGPALLDVHKKYAAQRPTDAIRLLTVRIKSGGSGAWGSTAMPPQDHVPDAEIRAIAEWIAAGKFQ from the coding sequence GTGAGTGCGCTTGCTTTTGCGAGTGCCCACGCCGACTCACCGCAACTCGCCAAACTTGGCCGCCCGGCCACGCCGGCCGAGGTCAAGGCGTGGGACATCGACGTGCGGCCCGACTTCACCGGTTTGCCGCCGGGTGCAGGGACGGTGGCGCGCGGGCAGGAAGTGTGGGAGTCGCGCTGCGAAAACTGCCACGGTGCGTTCGGTGAATCGAACGAAGTGTTCACGCCCATCGTCGGCGGCACCACTGCCGAAGACGTGAAAACCGGCCACGTCGCCTCGTTGCGCAGCGACACTGTGCCGCAGCGCACCACGCTGATGAAAGTCTCCGAGCTTTCGGTGCTATGGGATTACATCAACCGCGCGATGCCGTGGAACCAGCCGAAGAGCCTGACCACCGACGACGTTTACGCGGTGGTCGCCTACATCCTCAACATGGGCGGTGTGGTGCCATCGGACTACGTTCTGTCCGACAAGAACATGCAGGCCACGCAGAACCGCCTGCCCAACCGCAACGGCAAGACGCGCGAGCACGGCCTGTGGGAGCAGGGCGCCAAGCCCGACGTGCAGGGCTCAAGCTGCATGACCAACTGCGCGCCGAAGGTCACGGTTACCAGCCATCTGCCCGACTACGCTCGCAACGCCCACGGTGACATTGCGCTGCAGAATCGCACGCTGGGTGGTGTGCGTGGCGCAGAAACACTGGAGCCGGCGCCGCAAACCTTCGTCGCACTCGCTGCCCGCAACAGGGGCGCAGCCGCTGCCACCGGTGGCGCGTCGGACCCGATGAAGATGGCGCAGGCCCACGCCTGCCTCGCTTGCCACGGCATCGGCAACAAGATCGTTGGCCCGGCGCTGCTTGACGTGCACAAGAAGTACGCCGCGCAACGGCCCACGGACGCCATCCGACTGCTGACGGTGCGCATCAAATCGGGCGGCAGTGGCGCCTGGGGAAGTACGGCGATGCCACCGCAGGATCATGTGCCGGACGCTGAAATCCGCGCCATCGCGGAATGGATTGCCGCCGGCAAGTTCCAGTAA
- a CDS encoding TlpA family protein disulfide reductase, with protein sequence MAPRPVLAKPTPRPWPQGRATPAFELDALSGPPVSPASLRGRPLLLNFWASWCEPCRAEMPSLELLESRHASAGLKVLAINFRETDGTVKRFVEQTGLSLTVLRDRDGGTARDYGVKIYPTTIAVDRAGRARFSVTGEVDWLGPDAARWLRPLLESRAK encoded by the coding sequence GTGGCGCCACGCCCTGTATTGGCCAAACCGACGCCACGACCTTGGCCTCAAGGGCGCGCAACACCCGCATTCGAACTCGACGCGCTCAGCGGCCCGCCGGTATCGCCCGCCTCGTTGCGCGGCCGGCCGTTGCTGCTCAATTTCTGGGCCAGCTGGTGTGAGCCGTGCCGTGCCGAAATGCCTTCGCTTGAACTACTTGAAAGCCGCCACGCGTCGGCCGGCCTCAAGGTACTGGCTATCAACTTCCGTGAGACCGATGGCACGGTGAAGCGCTTTGTCGAGCAGACCGGGCTATCGCTCACCGTGCTGCGCGACCGCGATGGCGGCACGGCGCGCGACTACGGTGTCAAAATCTATCCAACGACCATTGCCGTCGATCGCGCCGGCCGCGCCCGCTTCTCGGTCACCGGTGAAGTCGACTGGCTCGGGCCGGATGCGGCGCGCTGGTTGCGACCATTGCTCGAATCGCGGGCAAAGTAA
- a CDS encoding putative toxin-antitoxin system toxin component, PIN family, with protein sequence MDKHELPRIILDTNTLISAAILPRSITRQCLDLAVEHFELVVTVDTWGEFETRIKRQHLLRYFDNERHRDEVVATFNRVVQHVDSHSIVADCTDADDNKFLALALDSGAKLIVTGDQDLLVLHPWRGVEILKAGDFVRNYTAR encoded by the coding sequence GTGGACAAACACGAGCTGCCGCGAATCATTCTCGACACCAACACGCTGATCAGCGCGGCAATTCTCCCGAGATCAATCACCCGGCAATGCCTTGATCTGGCGGTGGAGCACTTCGAACTGGTTGTCACCGTTGACACTTGGGGAGAATTCGAAACCCGCATCAAGCGGCAGCATCTACTGCGCTACTTTGACAACGAGCGTCATCGCGACGAGGTGGTCGCCACGTTCAACCGCGTCGTCCAGCATGTCGATTCGCACAGCATCGTCGCCGACTGCACCGATGCGGACGACAACAAATTTCTCGCGCTAGCGCTGGACAGCGGCGCAAAACTCATTGTGACGGGTGACCAAGACTTGCTCGTGCTTCACCCGTGGCGAGGTGTAGAAATCCTCAAGGCAGGTGATTTTGTTCGGAACTACACAGCGCGTTGA
- the soxY gene encoding thiosulfate oxidation carrier protein SoxY: protein MNSIDTGRRQALKTGGSFAVVVAAVSAGVLPASAFADWNKAAFDAKSLNDVVKALGGSAVEKSGDIAITAPDIAENGAVVPIAVASKIAGTQSIAILVEKNPYALSAQFDIPAGTEANVGTRVKMGQSSNVHAVVKANGKYYVATKEVKVTLGGCGG from the coding sequence ATGAACTCAATTGATACCGGGCGCCGTCAGGCGCTCAAGACCGGCGGCAGTTTTGCCGTGGTCGTCGCCGCCGTCAGTGCGGGTGTGTTGCCGGCATCGGCGTTTGCGGACTGGAACAAGGCCGCGTTTGACGCCAAGTCCTTGAATGATGTGGTGAAGGCCTTGGGCGGCTCGGCCGTAGAAAAATCCGGCGACATCGCCATCACCGCGCCGGACATCGCTGAAAACGGCGCCGTGGTGCCGATCGCGGTTGCCAGCAAGATCGCCGGCACGCAGTCGATCGCGATCCTCGTCGAGAAAAACCCGTACGCGCTGTCAGCACAGTTCGACATTCCGGCGGGCACCGAAGCCAACGTGGGCACCCGCGTGAAGATGGGCCAGAGCTCCAACGTGCACGCCGTGGTCAAGGCCAACGGCAAGTACTACGTGGCCACCAAGGAAGTCAAAGTAACGCTCGGTGGTTGCGGCGGCTAA